In Rutidosis leptorrhynchoides isolate AG116_Rl617_1_P2 chromosome 2, CSIRO_AGI_Rlap_v1, whole genome shotgun sequence, one genomic interval encodes:
- the LOC139888081 gene encoding uncharacterized mitochondrial protein AtMg00860-like gives MSKCVFATSKVEYLGHVISAQGVATDPTKIEAMASWPEPKTIKQLRGFLGLAGYYRRFIQGYASISAPLTQLLKKDAFKWSNEASLAFQKLKQQMIQAPVLALPDFKKEFTIETDASGIGIGAILQQGGYPIAYMSKTLSSQHQSLSTYEKEFLAVIIALDKWRGYLLDRHFKIKYQ, from the coding sequence ATGTCAAAGTGCGTTTTTGCAACCTCAAAAGTGGAATACCTTGGTCATGTCATTTCGGCTCAAGGAGTGGCTACGGATCCAACCAAAATTGAAGCTATGGCTAGTTGGCCCGAACCTAAAACGATCAAACAATTACGtgggtttttaggactagccggatATTATAGGCGTTTTATTCAAGGGTATGCTAGCATTAGTGCTCCACTTACTCAATTGTTGAAGAAAGATGCATTTAAGTGGTCAAATGAAgcttcgttagctttccaaaagtTAAAGCAACAAATGATACAAGCTCCGGTTTTAGCATTGCCCGACTTCAAGAAAGAGTTTACAATTGAGACGGATGCCTCGGGTATTGGCATTGGGGCTATCTTACAACAAGGGGGGTATCCCATTGCTTACATGAGTAAAACTTTATCATCACAACACCAAAGCTTATCTACATATGAAAAGGAGTTTCTAGCGGTCATCATAGCTTTGGATAAATGGCGTGGCTATTTGTTAGATAGACACTTCAAGATCAAATATCAATGA
- the LOC139894231 gene encoding serine/threonine-protein phosphatase 7 long form homolog, whose product MSSNNFCEESEDLIVVITPTSSKDRNGRFLGPILKREASRPNRPSRPVSTAVTRFSFLEDLKFIGWLPPQNKWREWVNAMKPINAATWMTAGINDAIMNSVLNMHQNNSVIFWFAEKWSPKTNTFILPWGEITVTLEDVTVLGNFSVLGEPATCQVESLDEHAALNELYKAYRELVRSPSKKAVLSGWMKMFMGTHKVYEHEAFLTFWLSKYLFPSVKDTIVPETFHLAVLLARGRRIALAPAVLATLYRDLHLIQNAILDLQERETKPDLHEVFAPMYYLQVWIWKRFPLVGPSETNNGDGTRLARWAGLDSRERKYGTLDSVTGKEHFVWRPYVEDANHLFADTIYNENESYRRIDNEALDSFARCLRISKLVGLDIIQQYFPQRVCKQFGYDQDIPPYYVHLVDDEDAWADYTTSLSDKTLYLPSRRFEGRVTARYEFWWGSGPVDPTGSRVPLPTKRQRRKRITAN is encoded by the coding sequence ATGTCAAGTAACAACTTTTGTGAAGAGAGTGAGGATTTAATTGTGGTTATAACACCAACTAGTAGCAAGGACCGTAACGGGCGTTTTCTTGGGCCGATCCTTAAAAGGGAAGCCTCACGCCCAAATCGTCCTTCTCGACCCGTATCCACTGCGGTAACTCGTTTTTCTTTCCTAGAAGATTTAAAATTTATCGGGTGGCTCCCGCCACAAAATAAGTGGCGAGAATGGGTTAACGCGATGAAACCAATAAATGCTGCCACATGGATGACAGCTGGAATTAATGATGCAATTATGAATTCCGTTTTAAACATGCATCAAAATAATAGTGTCATTTTTTGGTTCGCCGAAAAATGGTCTCCTAAGACTAATACATTTATCCTCCCATGGGGAGAAATAACCGTTACCTTAGAAGACGTAACGGTATTAGGAAATTTTTCCGTTTTAGGAGAACCCGCCACCTGTCAAGTCGAAAGTCTCGATGAGCATGCCGCTTTAAACGAATTATATAAAGCGTACCGAGAATTAGTTCGATCTCCTTCTAAAAAGGCCGTGTTGAGTGGCTGGATGAAAATGTTCATGGGCACACATAAAGTTTATGAACATGAAGCTTTTTTAACGTTTTGGTTGTCTAAGTATTTGTTCCCGTCTGTAAAAGACACAATCGTACCCGAGACGTTTCATTTGGCCGTTCTTTTAGCCCGAGGCCGTAGAATCGCTCTAGCGCCAGCTGTCCTTGCTACCTTGTATCGGGATCTTCACTTAATACAAAATGCTATTTTGGATCTACAAGAACGAGAAACGAAACCGGATTTGCACGAAGTATTTGCGCCTATGTATTACCTTCAAGTTTGGATATGGAAACGGTTTCCATTGGTGGGACCTAGTGAAACGAATAATGGTGATGGAACTAGATTGGCCCGATGGGCCGGGTTGGATAGTAGAGAAAGAAAGTATGGTACTTTAGACTCGGTTACCGGGAAAGAACATTTTGTGTGGAGGCCTTATGTTGAGGATGCTAATCATTTATTTGCCGACACGATTTACAATGAAAACGAGTCGTATAGAAGAATCGATAATGAAGCATTGGATTCGTTTGCTCGGTGTTTGAGGATATCAAAGTTGGTTGGTTTAGATATAATTCAACAATACTTTCCTCAACGTGTGTGTAAGCAATTTGGTTATGATCAAGATATCCCACCTTATTATGTCCATTTGGTAGACGATGAGGATGCATGGGCTGATTATACTACATCGTTGTCTGACAAAACGTTATATCTACCGTCACGACGTTTTGAAGGACGTGTGACTGCAAGGTATGAGTTTTGGTGGGGAAGTGGGCCCGTTGATCCTACGGGGTCTCGTGTACCGCTTCCAACAAAGCGACAACGTCGCAAACGAATTACAGCAAATTAG